attaattgccatgagaataaattcccctggactgggactTTTGGATACCACCATGCTGTACATGTTCCTTGCACAATGGTTCAATACTCGGTTCAAGGGAATATTTTCTTATGGCGTATACGTATGGACTAATTAATTCAACAATTTGAGTGAAAAAAGGGTGTTTCAAACGAGTCTCATGAAAATTACTCTTTTTGTTATTGCAGCCAAACCAACTGGTCTGCTGGACTTCAAAGGGAAGGCCAAGTGGGAAGCATGGAACGGGAAGAAGGGGATGTCATGTGATGAGGCTAAGGAGGCATACATCGCCAAAGTGCAACAGCTCATCGACACTATTGGGTTCTAAACTATTGCCCTCTGGTGCTATCACAAATCTTACCATGCTGCAATGCGCTCAAATCAATTGTCTAATGTGTACATGTTGATATATGTTTATGCACTGCACTGCACAAGCATCAATCACTTCATCGTACAGAGTGCAGTTTGATGGTGTTCATTCTTATtcaaggataatttttttctttgagttaaGAGTTGAGTGCTAAGTTTTTAATAAAGTGTTTGTTTTTCTgttaacatatttaatttttccgcGTAATGGCCGATGGCATTAAAAAAGTGAAGTACTGTGTAAAAAGAATGACCTGCATTGTTGAATGATGGGATCCTGATAAATCTtagctcaaatattttattccaaaatatcttTTTGATATATTGCAAGGTCTTtgtctcttttatcaattttatcatttttgttataGTATTTTGCTAATTAGACAgagaaagtgtatttttttattccttgtgGTGTTaacattcacattttattatgaattttttt
This genomic interval from Ischnura elegans chromosome 5, ioIscEleg1.1, whole genome shotgun sequence contains the following:
- the LOC124159144 gene encoding putative acyl-CoA-binding protein; translation: MSLDERFNKAAEDVKKLKTSPKDDDLLEVYALFKQGSVGDVNVPKPTGLLDFKGKAKWEAWNGKKGMSCDEAKEAYIAKVQQLIDTIGF